One Chitinivibrionales bacterium genomic window, CACGCCCGGACGGCGGGGACCAGTCTTTCCCATCCGGCCACACATCGGCCGCGTGCTGCGGCGCAGCGTTTATCGATATGCGTTACGGCCATGCATGGGGCCTGCCCGCCTACGCTGCGGCGTCGCTGGTGGGGTGGAGCAGGATAGAGTCGAACCAGCATTATCCATTGGATGTGCTTGCCGGCGCGGCGATAGGGATTTTAAGCAATGTGATATTCACAAGAAGCAAGGCCAGCAACGTGAAGATCGCGCCGGTTGCCGGCAATGGGTCCTACGGCGCCATTATGATTTACAAATGGTAATGGAGAGGTAAAATCATGGACGCGGTTCCAGTTATTTCAACCAGCAATGCGTTGTTTGAACGCGTTCAGCAGCTCGTCGGCAAGAAAAAAAACGCCGGATTCAACGACGCCGTCCTCATGCAGCCGGCCACCGCGCTCGACGTGCTCAACATGGAAATGCCCGAGCTGGTGTTCATTGATTTTTCAGACAAGAACTTCAGCGCGTTCTCGCTCATGGACGGCATCATGGCCGACCCCTGGATCTTCCACTGCGGCATCATCGCGCTGTACGGCGACTACGCCGAGCTTGAGCGGCTCGACGCGATCAAGGGCGCCAACATCATCGTGGCGATCATGGACAACGAGCTTGAGCGGCACCTGCCCAAAATCATGGACATCGTGAGCGGCAACCGGCGCATTCTGTTTCAGCGCGAGCTCGGCGTCGACCTCGTGTGGAATATCTCGGGCTCGTTCAAGCTGAAGAACGATCCGCTCGAAGCGAGCTGCTATGCCAACCTTATCAGCAATTTTCTGTGCAACGCGCTCAGGATCGGGCTGGAGGAAAAACCGGTCTGCACCCTGGCCATTTTCGAGATGCTCATGAACGCCATCGAGCACGGCAACTGCGGCATAAACTACGGCGAAAAATCGCAATGGCTCGAAGCCGGGAAGCCGATCCAGGATCTCATAAGGCAGAAATGCAAAGACCCGACCGTTGACAAAAAGCGCGTCACGTTCGAGTACGCGTTCCTTCCCGAATGCGCCCGGTTCTTTATCGCCGACGAGGGCGGAGGGTTTGACTGGCGCAGGTTCGTTGACGGCATCCATAAAACCGGCGAACTCGAGCTGCACGGCAGGGGAATCTCCATTGCAAAAAGCCTGATGCGCAACCTGCAGTACAACGAGACCGGCACCGAGGTGAGCTTTGAAATCGCATACCCGAAAAACGTGAGCGCGGTCACGCCGGCGCTGTTCAAATCGATCAGCGCGAAAAACGTGCGTCCCGGCCAGGTGATATTCCGCTACGGGGAGCCGGGCGACTCCATGTATTACATTGTCAAGGGACAATACGACGTGGTCGTGAACGGCAAGACCGTGTCCAGCCTTTCGGCCGACGACGTATTCCTGGGTGAGATGTCGTTTCTGCTCAACAACCGGAGGAGCGCAACGGTAAAGGCGAGATCGGCGGGAACGATCATACCGATATCAAAGAACGATTTCATCGAGGCGGTGAAACGGAAGCCGTATTATGCCTTGTTCTTGTCAAAGCTGCTGGCGCAGAGGATACAGCGGTTCAATCAAAGGGCGTTTAACTTGTAGGATAATATTCCTGGGGATGTTTTAATGAGTTTTGACGCAACCATGCACTTGCAAACAGAAATTCTTATCCAAAAATTTGTTGAATACATCAACGCATCGCACCGAGAGCCTGGGGATGAATGGCTGATACCGGAAGCATTACGATTAGGAATGGATGAATATGGGTACTATGATTGGAAAATACAGAAAAAGCAAATCAGCCACGGCATTGAAATTGAAGGCGGCCCAGTGTGCCGGCCGCTTCCCGAGGATTTTATTTACCTGTTTGAGCATTATTATTTTCCGGGATTCGACCTGAAGCGCATGTTCCTGTTCGGCAATACTCCGGACAACAAAACACCATTTGATTGGACACACTGCCTCGCGGATGGTTTGGCACGGAAGGCATGGGAAAAAAGAGGGCTCATTCAGATTGGCAGACCGGAACAATATAACATCGATTCGATATGTCTTGATACAAAAGCAAAAAAGACAAAATTCGGACACCCGTTGATCCGGGTTTTTCGTGAAGATATCTTATTGGACAGAAGAAAATGGAACATTGATCATTTTGCAGAATCGTTTCGCGTGGTTTTGGTTGAAAGTGTAAATGAATGATTTTCGTTTCCCCTCATTGCAGCATCAATGAAGATGAATTGTCCTTCTCGTTTGTCCGCTCAGGCGGGCCGGGCGGACAGAACGTGAACAAGGTGTCCACCGCGGCGCAGCTGCGGTTTGATGTCAGCGCATCTCCCAACCTTTCCGCTGAGGTAAAGAAAAGACTTGTCAAGCTTGCAGGTTCCCGCATCAATAATGACGGCATTCTCCACATTTCCGCAAGCAGGTTTAGAACGCAGGAGAGAAATAAGGCGGACGCGGTTGATCGGCTGGTGATGTTGATCAGGAAGGCGCTGGTCGAGCCTAAAAAGCGGAAAAAGACAAGGCCGACGTTCGCGTCAAAGGGAAAACGAGTTGAGAAAAAGAGAAGGCATGGGGAAAAGAAGAGGAACAGGGGAGCGGGGAATTGGGAGATGGAAATTTGAAAGCTTGAGTTTTGGATCAAAGTGTGATAAGCTATTTCAAGTAACGATGCATCTTGAAACGCCTTTTATGAATTCGGAAAAGATCGCCATGAATTACTATGCCCCCACCGAATCCACCCTCGTCGCGCGCCGCCGCAAAACAGGCCGCAAAGTCCTGAAATTTTTTCTCATCAGCGCCGGGCTTATCCTGCTCATCCTGGTTGGGATGGGCGAATGGATTTACTTCTCGGTATTTTTTAGCCGCTCGCCTCATGACTATTCCGGCGCGCATCCCTTTAAATCGGCAAATGCAAGGGCGGAATATCTTGCGTTTGAGGATGGCATGGCCAAAACCTGGCCGGTGCATTCCGAGGAACGGCTGGCGCAGACGTCGTTCGGGCAAACGTTCATGCGCGTCAGCGGTCCGGCCGATGGCCGGCCGCTGATGCTGCTGCCCGGCGGTGGCTGCAATTCCCTCATATGGCACGCGAACATTCAGGCGCTCTCGCAGAAATACCGGACCTACGCGCTGGACAATATTTATGATTACGGCAGAAGTGTTTACACCCGGGAAATGAAGACCGGCGCCGATTTCAGCGCATGGCTCAATGAACTGTTTGACACGCTGAGGCTCGGCAATAATGTCAGGATCGCCGGATATTCGTATGGAGGATGGGTCGCCAGCCAGTATGCGCTCCGTCATCCGGAAAGGGTCTCTCATGTCGTGCTCATCGCGCCTGTGTGCACGGTGTTGCCTTTGTCAAACGATTACATTATAAAAATGCTCACCACCCTGATTCCCGTGCGTTATTTCAAGTCTAAGATCATGTACTGGTGCTGGGCCGACCTGGCCCAAATGGGCGACACCGGTGTGCAGCTGGTGGAGGACCGGATAGACTTTTATCAAATGGCGCTGAAATGCTTCAAGTTCAAGCAGCCTCCAAACCCCACGGTGCTTTCCGATGAGGAATTGCAGCGGCTGAAGATGCCCGTGCTTTTCTTAGTCGGCAATCACGAAACCGTGTATGACGCGAAGATCGCGGTTGACCGGCTGAGAAGAGTGAATCCGAAAATCAATGCCGAAATGATTATGAACACCGGCCATGATTTGATGTTCACGCATACGGATGCGGTGAACCGGAAGGTGCTCGCGTTCCTCGACACTGAGCCTGTTAAGGAAATTGTCGGCGCGCCTGAGCCTCCAAAAATCCACAAGCAGGTTGTCAAACGAAAGAAAATGAGGACGCACAGCAATTAGTATTTTATAAGTAAGCCTATCTTTATTTTCTGTGTATTCTTTGTATCTGTGGCAGATCTTTTTGATGCCTCAAGGTCGGCGCTGATGGGGACGAGAAAAACGAGATCGGCAGTTAACTTATGTCCAGCGTTAGGTGGACCGGAGGGTGAGCGAGGCGAACAGCCGAGCCCGGAGGGAGACCGCCCCGAGCCTTAGTCTTGACGCAGGCGAGGGGAACACCCTGATCATTATAGTTTTATAAAAACAGAAAACCTGAGGGGAGATATTTTCATGCCCGTCGCAAAGAACGTCAAAGACATCATGGCCAATTCCTCGTTCATCCGCAAGATGTTCGAGCTCGGCACGCAGCTCAAGAAGCAGCACGGCGAGAAAAACGTGTGCGATTTCACGCTCGGCAATCCCGACCTTGAGCCGCCGCCGGCCTTTCAGAAGGCGCTTTCCGACGCGGTACGCCAGAAAATTTCGCTCAAGCACGGGTACATGGCGAATGCCGGGTATGCGGACACGCGCCAGGCCGTGGCGGACTATGTGTCCAAGGAACAGGGCGCAACAATATCCATGGACAACGTGATAATGACCTGCGGCGCGGGAGGCGGGCTGAATGTCGCGCTCAAGACCATTCTCAACCCCGGCGACACCGTCATCGTCAATGTTCCGTATTTCGTCGAATACAATTTCTACATCCGCAACCATGGCGGCGAAATGGTTCTGGTAAATACGAAGGACGATTTCGACCTCGACGTTAAAGCCATCGAGAAGGCGATTGACAAACGCACCGCAGGCGTTCTTATCAATTCGCCCAACAACCCGACGGGAAAGGTGTACCCTGAAAAAACCATCAGGGAACTGGGAAGGATGCTCGAACGAAAGAGCGCGGAAACCGGCCGGGCGATATACCTGCTGAGCGACGAGCCGTACCGGAAAATCGTGTATGACGGGCTTGCCGTGCCGCCGCTGTTCAGTAACTACAAGAATTGCATCGTCGTGAATTCATATTCAAAGGATCTTTCGATCCCGGGCGAGCGTCTCGGATACATCGCGGTGCATCCCGAAGCTGAAGACGTGCAGAACCTGCTCGACGGCATGATCCTCTGCAACAGGATTTTGGGCTTTGTCAACGCGCCCGCGCTCATGCAGCGCGTGGTGAAAAACCTGCAGGGAACCTGCGTGGACATCTCCCGCTACCAGAAACGCCGCGACCTTTTGTGCGACGGCCTCAAGAAACTGGGATACGATTTCACCATGCCCGGCGGCACGTTCTACCTTTTCCCCAAGGCGCCCGGCGGCAACGATGTCGAATTCGTCAAGGTGCTGCAGGAAAAACTCGTGCTCACTGTTCCCGGTACCGGCTTCGGCGCGCCCGGTTATTTCCGCATCGTGTTCTGCGTGGCGGAGGAGGCGATCGAGCGGGCCATGCCGGGGTTCGAATACGCGATAAAAAAGTGCGCGTAAGTCAACCAAATATTCTGCAGGATAAAAATCCAGATACCGGAACCCGACCGTAAGGGAGGATTTTGGTAGGCTGAATGAACGTAACAATTCAAACTCGTACTCGTAAATAAATTACTTCACAAACGTTTCCAGTTTCATCCCGTCAAGAGAAACGTCATCCAGCCAGAGGTTTATGGTATCCCCCGGATTGTTCTGCGGCGTGTATGCGGTAAAGTAAATGATCTGGACCGTCGGCGCAACCTGCGCCCAGGTGATGCCCTGCTGAGCGGCCGGGCAGCTTGACGGGAGCTTCACTGAATCCACAGGCACGATGACCTTTGTCCATGCGGCGGGGAGCGGCAGCACATAAGCAAATTGCTGAAAGGTGTTTCCATTGATCGAGTCCATCATCCTCGAATAGAATCTGATCTCAACCGTCCCCGTGCCCCTCGCCATGAACGAAAGCGAAGTGAGGCTGGACAAATCGTAATTCGTTGAGTCCTTTCCAAGGAAGAACCCCATGAGCGCCCACGGGTCCGCGCTTTGCGGGTCGAGCGCGTACACAGCGTGCAGGCTCTGGCCTGCGTACGCCTCCGCGCCCGAAACAACGCCGAGGCTGATGGTGGATTGGCTTCCCGAGGCGCTGTCGTTGACATCATACCACCATCCGCCGCCGATCAGCCTGCCCAGATTGGTGACAAAACCGCCGACGGTGAAATCGTCGACCAGAATGCGGTTGACAGGTGCTACTATTGTCTGTCCGGTGACCGAAGCGCCCGCGTTCATCTGCACCGATGCCGCAAGGCAGCGCTGCTGGCCGCCGCCTGTCTCGGTGCCGGAGATCATCGCGTAGGCGCCCTCCGCCGCGGCAAAACTAAAGCTTTTGTCGGCATTCACCGGTGCCTGGTATCCGCTTCCGGACAACAGCAGGAGCTGTGCCGTGCCTGCGTCGGGTTGAACCGTACCGGAAAGCGTGGCGTAGGATTTGAGATTGAATTTGTAAGTCGTGTCTTTTGCGCTGTCGTACTGTTCATTGAATTTTCGCGCAAGAAGGCCCTCGTCCTTGCTGTCGATCTGGATGTTCCATGCGCCGGAAGCGGGCGGTTTGATGGAGAAAACTCCGGATTTGTCGCAGGTCGCGCTGTCGAGGACTACGGATTTTCCGGTTACCACATCGCTGAGCCAGTTGGCGTCGTCGATGATCTTCACTTTCGCGCCCGGCACCGGTATGTCGGCGCTGGAATGAACGACGCCGGCGACGGTTCTTGTGTTCGGATAATCCGTCCCGCCCGCCACGTTGGCGGTGCAGCCGGCCAGCAATACGCCGGTGAGTGACGCGGTGAGAATACAAAGGATCAATTTGGCCTGGTTACTCATTGGTTTCCCCGTTCTTCCACCCGGGTGTACCGATATTCATGACCGGAAACAGCTGGATGTTCAGCGAAACTATCCTGTCAACAGCGCCTTTCAATTCCTCATGGTCAAGCAATTCCCTGCGCAGGGCGTCGATTTTCGCGCACAGATCGTCGTAGGTTTTCTTGCTCACGCCCTTCAGCGCCATTGAAACATGACGCCGGTCTTTCGGCATTTCCTCCATGGCGTGGATCGCCGCCTCTATGAGCGTACGCTTCACGTCGTTCACCACCGGGTGAGGCATGTCCTGGTAGGAGATGGCGTTCTGTTCCGCAGGCAGGTAGACGCCGGAGGCTTCATCATGCACGATCATGCCCCATTTCACGAGCTTGGCAAGGGCCTGTTCCGCCTCGTGCGTCGACAGCTTGAGGTTGATCAGCGCGCGCGTGATTTCCTTTGGCGAAGCTATTGCGCCTTTACAGACGATAAACTCTCGGATGACGGGATACCGCCACGACGCGAAATATTCCATGGTGCGGTTTTCGAGCATCGTGGAAAGGTTTTCTTTCCGGAGCAGCGCGAGGCCTTCGAAAACCGGTTTTTTGTCCGCCGGCGTTTTGCACAATTCTTTCCGGACCAGCAGCCGGAAATATTCTTTTTCATCGCCGCGCAATTCGAGCGCCTTGATGAAACCCGCGATGTGGCTGCGGCCGATTTTTTTTCTGCGCGCTATGACGTCGGAGAGGAACGCGGCGCTCTTGATACCGGCGCGGTCCAGGAATTCCCGCTGGGTAAAGCCGAACCGCTTGGCGTACGAATACCAGTCGCGGAGAAAATCAACATGATCTTCATAGACGAAAACGGGGGTGTTGAGGCGGTTTTTCTTCATGAGATATTTTACCGGATAAATATAAGCTAATTAACAAAAAAAATCAAATAGATTAGTATTAATAATTTATAAGACATTGATTTATAATGGCAAATAAAATTGATAATTTTTAATTATGGGTGTACGGCTTTCGCTCGAAGAATGGATGTTTTCCTATCGGATTAGCAAGTTTTATCATTTCCTCGACGCTGATTGTTCCTTTTGTAAATTTTTTTTACCTTACAATCCAATCCTGTACTTTTCCTTTTAAAGCGAGTATTTTTATTCCTTATGGAAAACGCGCCTCACGGGCCGAACGTCGCATGAGGGAACCTGCCGGAAAGGGAACGCGATGAGCATCGCCATCGTTGCAAAAAATCTCGCGAAGAAATTCGACGATTTCACCGCCGTGAACGGCATTTCGTTCGAAATCGAGGAAGGCGAGTGTTTCGGTTTTCTGGGACCGAACGGCGCGGGCAAGACGACGACCGTTAAAATGGTGCACTGCGTTTCGCCGGTAACCTCGGGAAGCGTGACCGTTTTCGGTGAAGCGTCGGGTCTTGACAACAGGAAAATCAAGATGATGACCGGCGTCATACCGCAGGAGATCAACCTGGACTCGGGCCTCACGGTGTACGAAAACCTCATGGTGTTCTCGAAGTTCTTCGACATCCCGTCCGACGAGGCGAAAAAAAGGATCGAGGAGCTCCTCGGGTTCGTCGAGCTCGAGGCGAAAAAGAAAAGCAGGATCGACGAGCTTTCCACGGGCATGAAGCGCCGGCTCCTCATCGCGCGGGCGCTGCTCAACAAGCCCCGGCTGATCATCGCGGACGAGCCGACCACGGGCCTTGACCCGCAGGCGCGGCACCTCATCTGGCAGCGCCTCCGCCAGCTCAAGAGCCAGGGCGTTACGCTCATCCTCACCACGCAGTACATGGAGGAGGCCGAGCAGCTCTGCGACCGGCTGGTGGTCATGTATGAAGGCCGCATCCTTAAACTGGGTTCGCCGCGCCAGTTGGTGCAGGATGAGATCGGCAAGGAAGTGGTCGAAATACGCATTCCGGCTGAAGAGGATGAAAAGCTGATGAAGGTGGCGTCCGATTGCAGCTGCGGCCATGAACGGGCGGGCGACACCCTTTACATTTACTGCCGTGACGGACACGAGCTGGTGAAAAAAATCATTGAGCTCAATCTGCCCAATGTCAGGAACCGGCCCGCGACGTTGGAGGACGTTTTTCTCAAGTTGACGGGAAGAAGCCTGATCGACTAGGCCCGTTTCTCTAAAAGAAAGCAAGCCATGAATTTATCCTACAGAATTTATTTTGTCCTTTTACGGAACATCATTTCTTATAAACGGTTTATTCTCCCCACGTTCCTTATCAGCCTGGGACAGCCGCTGTTTTATCTGGTCACCTTCGGCATCGGCATGGGCGCCTACATGGGCTACATCGGCGGCAAACCCTACCTGCAGTTTCTTGTTCCGGGCGTTCTCATTTCGTCGGTGATGCTGTCGTCGACCTTCGAATGCCTGTACGACACGTTTGTCAAAATGGTACACGAAAGGGTGTATGATTCCCTGATCGCAACCCCGGTGTCGGCCGAGGACGTGGTTGCCGGCGACGTTGCCTGGGGCGCCTTGCGCGGCCTGATGAGCGGTGTGCTCATGCTCATCGTGTCCATGATCATGGGCGTGTTACCGGCGTCGGTCATGAATGTGCTGCTGCTGTTGCTCGTCATGGTGTTTGTGGGCGTCCTGTTCAGCTCGCTCGCCATGATCGTGACGTCGTTCGCGCCCAACTTCGATTTCTTCAACTATTACACCGAGCTTATCATAACGCCCATGCTGTTTTTCTCCGGCGTGTTTTTCCCCCTCGACAAATTTCCCGAGTGGCTCAAGGTGGTCGCGCTGTTCATGCCGCTCACGCACGCGGTAAACATATCCCGTGCAGCGTATTCCGGTGAAATGACGGCGGGTCTGGGATGGAACTTTCTCGTGCTTCTGGTGCTGGA contains:
- a CDS encoding phosphatase PAP2 family protein, with amino-acid sequence MKKTLLAALAIFVATVPAFSTDYFEKAGDIGQYAIPAAGLGVALVKKDWKGCLQLTYAFAAAMAVTYGLKYTVRETRPDGGDQSFPSGHTSAACCGAAFIDMRYGHAWGLPAYAAASLVGWSRIESNQHYPLDVLAGAAIGILSNVIFTRSKASNVKIAPVAGNGSYGAIMIYKW
- a CDS encoding cyclic nucleotide-binding domain-containing protein, which encodes MDAVPVISTSNALFERVQQLVGKKKNAGFNDAVLMQPATALDVLNMEMPELVFIDFSDKNFSAFSLMDGIMADPWIFHCGIIALYGDYAELERLDAIKGANIIVAIMDNELERHLPKIMDIVSGNRRILFQRELGVDLVWNISGSFKLKNDPLEASCYANLISNFLCNALRIGLEEKPVCTLAIFEMLMNAIEHGNCGINYGEKSQWLEAGKPIQDLIRQKCKDPTVDKKRVTFEYAFLPECARFFIADEGGGFDWRRFVDGIHKTGELELHGRGISIAKSLMRNLQYNETGTEVSFEIAYPKNVSAVTPALFKSISAKNVRPGQVIFRYGEPGDSMYYIVKGQYDVVVNGKTVSSLSADDVFLGEMSFLLNNRRSATVKARSAGTIIPISKNDFIEAVKRKPYYALFLSKLLAQRIQRFNQRAFNL
- the arfB gene encoding alternative ribosome rescue aminoacyl-tRNA hydrolase ArfB; this translates as MIFVSPHCSINEDELSFSFVRSGGPGGQNVNKVSTAAQLRFDVSASPNLSAEVKKRLVKLAGSRINNDGILHISASRFRTQERNKADAVDRLVMLIRKALVEPKKRKKTRPTFASKGKRVEKKRRHGEKKRNRGAGNWEMEI
- a CDS encoding alpha/beta hydrolase, with product MNSEKIAMNYYAPTESTLVARRRKTGRKVLKFFLISAGLILLILVGMGEWIYFSVFFSRSPHDYSGAHPFKSANARAEYLAFEDGMAKTWPVHSEERLAQTSFGQTFMRVSGPADGRPLMLLPGGGCNSLIWHANIQALSQKYRTYALDNIYDYGRSVYTREMKTGADFSAWLNELFDTLRLGNNVRIAGYSYGGWVASQYALRHPERVSHVVLIAPVCTVLPLSNDYIIKMLTTLIPVRYFKSKIMYWCWADLAQMGDTGVQLVEDRIDFYQMALKCFKFKQPPNPTVLSDEELQRLKMPVLFLVGNHETVYDAKIAVDRLRRVNPKINAEMIMNTGHDLMFTHTDAVNRKVLAFLDTEPVKEIVGAPEPPKIHKQVVKRKKMRTHSN
- a CDS encoding pyridoxal phosphate-dependent aminotransferase; translated protein: MPVAKNVKDIMANSSFIRKMFELGTQLKKQHGEKNVCDFTLGNPDLEPPPAFQKALSDAVRQKISLKHGYMANAGYADTRQAVADYVSKEQGATISMDNVIMTCGAGGGLNVALKTILNPGDTVIVNVPYFVEYNFYIRNHGGEMVLVNTKDDFDLDVKAIEKAIDKRTAGVLINSPNNPTGKVYPEKTIRELGRMLERKSAETGRAIYLLSDEPYRKIVYDGLAVPPLFSNYKNCIVVNSYSKDLSIPGERLGYIAVHPEAEDVQNLLDGMILCNRILGFVNAPALMQRVVKNLQGTCVDISRYQKRRDLLCDGLKKLGYDFTMPGGTFYLFPKAPGGNDVEFVKVLQEKLVLTVPGTGFGAPGYFRIVFCVAEEAIERAMPGFEYAIKKCA
- a CDS encoding TIGR02147 family protein codes for the protein MKKNRLNTPVFVYEDHVDFLRDWYSYAKRFGFTQREFLDRAGIKSAAFLSDVIARRKKIGRSHIAGFIKALELRGDEKEYFRLLVRKELCKTPADKKPVFEGLALLRKENLSTMLENRTMEYFASWRYPVIREFIVCKGAIASPKEITRALINLKLSTHEAEQALAKLVKWGMIVHDEASGVYLPAEQNAISYQDMPHPVVNDVKRTLIEAAIHAMEEMPKDRRHVSMALKGVSKKTYDDLCAKIDALRRELLDHEELKGAVDRIVSLNIQLFPVMNIGTPGWKNGETNE
- a CDS encoding ATP-binding cassette domain-containing protein, with translation MSIAIVAKNLAKKFDDFTAVNGISFEIEEGECFGFLGPNGAGKTTTVKMVHCVSPVTSGSVTVFGEASGLDNRKIKMMTGVIPQEINLDSGLTVYENLMVFSKFFDIPSDEAKKRIEELLGFVELEAKKKSRIDELSTGMKRRLLIARALLNKPRLIIADEPTTGLDPQARHLIWQRLRQLKSQGVTLILTTQYMEEAEQLCDRLVVMYEGRILKLGSPRQLVQDEIGKEVVEIRIPAEEDEKLMKVASDCSCGHERAGDTLYIYCRDGHELVKKIIELNLPNVRNRPATLEDVFLKLTGRSLID
- a CDS encoding ABC transporter permease — its product is MNLSYRIYFVLLRNIISYKRFILPTFLISLGQPLFYLVTFGIGMGAYMGYIGGKPYLQFLVPGVLISSVMLSSTFECLYDTFVKMVHERVYDSLIATPVSAEDVVAGDVAWGALRGLMSGVLMLIVSMIMGVLPASVMNVLLLLLVMVFVGVLFSSLAMIVTSFAPNFDFFNYYTELIITPMLFFSGVFFPLDKFPEWLKVVALFMPLTHAVNISRAAYSGEMTAGLGWNFLVLLVLEIAAFIIGTRLMKRRLIK